In a single window of the Melanotaenia boesemani isolate fMelBoe1 chromosome 22, fMelBoe1.pri, whole genome shotgun sequence genome:
- the tagapb gene encoding T cell activation RhoGTPase activating protein b has protein sequence MCSPEVKERWLDTLHRQIKDAKARTGCASSPPDVLMKVLSGSIATKTLTGGGMEQLIELPLEGGAKISALSKQLNQEERLTQPIETKWNLVRNKMRLRKGSTSKASRTDTDTKNQLFGQSLCKTCPDEYSLPKPITDLLVLLRKRGPSTEGVFRKPCNSKNMRDMREQLNSGVEVDLDGQPVVLLVGLLKSFLKELPGSLLRSELYDKWMTALDNEDTQERSLEITKVVDDLPGPNKLLLQYLICVLHHILESADTNKMDAHNLAVCIGPTLLQLDDTPLDGQREKMQKVTELTQFLIENCEILGENIPSLLDTDEDSLSSLHHDSAYDSTDPDGEVEGGERIRYTPEERGSSSSCSSLTPSTTTSSWQSDAALHTKANFNRRCSEPIILLSANLDAMCCHARSHDDCSVERGNFDEQPLKKQISDDSFLLRSRGGAKSVLSFPKLSCSSNTDLLPYMGKDCSCSSLESATSNHSEGSVFTSSPSGSPGSTRRVNTTSQPSVATNAKQDIPRPISDERKRSQSMRVATKVLMRTRSLGAFGRSSLKKDSQKENSFPCETLQEDSQCEADSPTEVLHKQRPLSAIEVFKMVDSKLPCRPPSYEQAMQNAGLPPKYGLMTVQDAVQRRSRPSSVNYDLPSTYSVREYKFNQDCFTQATQEDVVRQQPFRQRAMSESVSAGQNEGLSRRCSQPVFDEFSYAKESYV, from the exons ATGTG CTCGCCTGAGGTGAAAGAACGCTGGTTAGATACTCTTCACAG ACAAATTAAAGACGCAAAAGCGAGAACTGGTTGTGCTTCTTCTCCTCCAGACGTCCTGATGAAGGTGTTGAGTGGCAGCATCGCA ACTAAAACTCTAACAGGAGGTGGCATGGAGCAACTAATTGAGCTTCCACTTGAG GGCGGTGCAAAGATCTCTGCTCTGTCAAAACAGTTGAATCAAGAGGAGAGGCTGACACAGCCCATTG AAACCAAGTGGAACCTGGTGAGGAATAAGATGAGGCTCAGAAAGGGTTCTACCAGCAAAGCATCCCGGACAGACACAGACACcaagaatcagctgtttggacaatccctctgcaagacatgcCCAGATGAATACTCGCTTCCCAAACCCATCACT GATCTGCTGGTGCTTCTGAGGAAAAGAGGCCCGTCCACAGAGGGGGTGTTTCGGAAACCGTGCAACAGCAAGAACATGAGGGACATGAGAGAGCAGCTGAACAGCGGTGTGGAGGTGGACTTGGATGGCCAGCCGGTCGTTCTGCTCGTTGGACTGCTCAAA AGCTTTCTAAAGGAGCTTCCTGGCAGCCTGCTGAGGTCTGAACTTTACGACAAGTGGATGACAGCTCTTGACAATGAAGACACCCAGGAGCGATCTCTGGAAATTACAAA GGTAGTGGATGATCTCCCGGGACCCAACAAACTCCTCCTGCAATACCTAATCTGCGTGCTGCATCACATCCTTGAGAGCGCAGACACCAACAAGATGGATGCTCACAACCTGGCGGTGTGCATCGGCCCCACTCTACTGCAGCTAGATGACACCCCGCTGGATGGGCAAAGGGAAAAGATGCAGAAG GTCACAGAGCTAACTCAATTTCTGATTGAGAACTGTGAGATTCTTGGAGAGAATATCCCAAGTTTGCTGGATACTGATGAAG ACTCTCTGTCCTCTCTACATCATGACTCTGCATATGATAGCACAGACCCAGATGGAGAAGTagagggaggagagaggatCAGATACACACCTGAAGAACGTGGCTCATCTTCCTCATGTTCTTCACTCACTCCCAGCACAACCACCTCGTCTTGGCAATCTGATGCTGCCTTACACACAAAAGCAAATTTTAATCGTCGCTGCTCTGAACCCATCATCCTCCTTTCTGCTAATCTTGATGCCATGTGCTGCCATGCCAGAAGCCACGATGACTGTTCTGTGGAAAGGGGAAACTTTGACGAGCAGCCTCTAAAGAAGCAAATCTCTGACGACTCTTTCTTGCTCAGAAGCCGAGGTGGAGCCAAGTCAGTTTTGTCTTTTCCAAAACTGAGCTGCAGCTCCAACACAGATCTGCTGCCCTACATGGGCAAGGACTGTTCATGCTCTTCACTGGAGAGCGCTACCTCTAACCATTCAGAGGGTTCTGTTTTCACCAGTTCCCCATCGGGGTCACCAGGATCCACCAGGAGAGTAAACACCACCAGTCAGCCTTCAGTGGCAACAAATGCTAAGCAGGACATTCCCAGACCAATTTCCGATGAGAGGAAGCGGTCACAGTCTATGAGGGTAGCTACTAAGGTCCTAATGAGGACCAGGAGCTTAGGAGCTTTTGGCAGGAGCAGCCTGAAGAAAGACTCTCAGAAGGAAAACTCCTTCCCCTGTGAGACTCTCCAGGAGGACTCCCAGTGTGAAGCAGATTCACCAACTGAGGTTTTGCACAAACAACGCCCACTGTCTGCAATCGAAGTGTTTAAGATGGTGGACAGCAAGCTGCCTTGCAGGCCTCCATCATACGAGCAGGCTATGCAGAATGCAGGCCTCCCTCCAAAGTATGGCTTAATGACTGTACAAGATGCAGTCCAGAGAAGATCCCGCCCTTCCTCTGTAAATTATGACTTACCCAGTACCTACTCTGTCAGAGAGTATAAATTTAATCAGGACTGTTTTACTCAAGCAACACAGGAAGATGTTGTGCGACAGCAGCCTTTTCGCCAGAGAGCCATGTCTGAGTCTGTATCTGCAGGCCAGAATGAGGGTCTGTCTCGAAGATGCAGCCAGCCTGTGTTTGATGAATTTTCTTACGCTAAAGAGTCGTATGTGTGA
- the rsph3 gene encoding radial spoke head protein 3 homolog, whose product MAEELYTFSSRPRVVENGLKYEKPPHKRTQRSYGNITYDRPVVRGNTYAQHINPTTAQLDPAEIQRQQAIRKKAIARKQTREQFRSRTPEAVVGRKHIDVQTDLYLEELSDIIVTKDIACETDAFLDKPATPLFIPAKSGKDAETQIEEGDLFDFDREVQPILEVLVGKTIEQSLLEVMEEEELACLKAQQRAYRELRNNELAEVQRLQEQKNRHDEEKKRRIAQQREVLKIQRETAEKIAVRAFTQEYLSGIVPAVFTSLRTQGYFNDPVETDIKTNFFPWLMDEVHKNLEKRYIARQVLDTIIHDVVKKRLEKLEELETQSNGSES is encoded by the exons ATGGCAGAAGAACTGTATACTTTCTCAAGTCGCCCCAGAGTTGTCGAGAACGGCTTGAAATACGAGAAGCCTCCACATAAACG GACCCAACGCAGTTATGGAAACATTACATATGATCGTCCTGTTGTCAGAGGAAATACCTATGCCCAGCACATCAACCCCACC ACAGCTCAGCTAGACCCTGCTGAGATACAAAGACAACAGGCGATAAGAAAGAAAGCCATTGCTCGAAAACAAACTAGGGAGCAGTTCAGATCCAGGACTCCTGAAGCTGTGGTGGGCAGAAAACACATTGATGTACAAACAG ATTTGTACCTTGAAGAACTGAGTGATATCATTGTAACTAAGGACATTGCGTGTGAGACTGATGCATTCTTGGACAAGCCAGCAACTCCACTCTTCATACCTGCCAAGTCTGGAAAAGATGCCGAGACACAGATAGAGGAGGGAGAC TTATTTGACTTTGACAGGGAGGTGCAGCCGATCTTGGAGGTCCTGGTGGGTAAGACTATTGAACAGTCCCTGCTGGAAgtgatggaggaagaggagctggcCTGTCTGAAGGCCCAACAGAGGGCCTACAGAGAGCTCAGAAATAACGAGTTGGCAGAGGTGCAGCGGCTTCAGGAGCAGAAAAATCGCCACGATGAGGAGAAA AAGCGTAGAATTGCCCAGCAGAGGGAGGTACTGAAGATACAGAGGGAGACTGCAGAGAAGATTGCAGTCCGGGCATTCACCCAGGAATACTTATCCGGCATCGTGCCCGCAGTCTTCACCTCACTGAGAACCCAGGGCTACTTTAATGACCCTGTGGAGACAG ATATTAAGACTAATTTCTTTCCATGGCTCATGGATGAGGTTCACAAAAATTTGGAGAAGAGATACATAGCAAGACAAGTGCTGGACA CCATCATCCATGATGTCGTCAAGAAAAGACTGGAGAAGTTGGAAGAGTTGG